In Agromyces archimandritae, one genomic interval encodes:
- a CDS encoding C40 family peptidase has protein sequence MASTRRHRTRKTQTRAVAPAERRITDRTAAAPAKLASIRPLRRGGVANVLVMTASAGLVATLALPAYAFAPGSGGPQFGETDASKATRTGAQSVAVDGDVIEATVSSDGYAAVSGAEIEAAAAAAEAEAARQAAEAEMAAYAASYEGPSVEEYLANPPYPAYDLQSVYDVAAQYQGVPYVYGGATPAGFDCSGFVMYVFSQFGISMPHSVTGQAAMGSVISEADAVPGDLVIMDGHDGFYAGNGMILHAPYEGASVRVQPLWTSDYQIVRIGV, from the coding sequence TTGGCTTCAACCCGACGCCACCGCACTCGCAAGACCCAGACCCGGGCTGTCGCCCCGGCCGAGCGGCGCATCACCGATCGCACGGCCGCGGCCCCGGCGAAACTGGCCTCGATCCGCCCGCTCCGTCGCGGTGGCGTCGCCAACGTCCTCGTGATGACGGCGTCCGCCGGACTCGTCGCGACCCTCGCCCTGCCCGCGTACGCGTTCGCTCCCGGTTCCGGCGGCCCGCAGTTCGGCGAGACCGATGCGAGCAAGGCCACCCGCACGGGCGCGCAGTCCGTCGCCGTCGACGGCGACGTCATCGAGGCCACCGTCTCCTCCGACGGCTATGCGGCCGTGAGCGGCGCCGAGATCGAGGCCGCCGCCGCAGCGGCGGAGGCCGAGGCGGCCCGGCAGGCGGCCGAGGCCGAGATGGCCGCGTACGCCGCCTCGTACGAGGGCCCGTCGGTCGAGGAGTACCTCGCGAACCCGCCGTACCCCGCCTACGACCTGCAGAGCGTCTACGACGTCGCCGCGCAGTACCAGGGCGTTCCCTACGTGTACGGGGGCGCGACCCCGGCCGGTTTCGACTGCTCGGGATTCGTGATGTACGTGTTCTCGCAGTTCGGCATCTCGATGCCGCACTCGGTGACCGGCCAGGCCGCAATGGGCAGCGTCATCTCCGAGGCCGATGCGGTACCCGGCGACCTCGTCATCATGGACGGCCACGACGGCTTCTACGCCGGCAACGGCATGATCCTGCACGCCCCGTACGAGGGGGCGTCGGTCAGAGTCCAGCCGCTGTGGACGAGCGACTACCAGATCGTGCGCATCGGCGTCTGA
- a CDS encoding HNH endonuclease codes for MRTLVLNASYEPLAVVSFRRAVMLVMHGKAAVLAQDEEHPVCAASGQWPRPSVILLHRYVRAPHTRPVPVTRRGVLRRDEHRCAYCGAHATTIDHVVPRSRGGAGSWENLVACCLRCNNRKSDATLAELGWELRSAPTRPGGRGWIIGGFERPLPEWGAYLAA; via the coding sequence ATGCGCACCTTGGTGCTCAATGCGAGCTATGAACCGCTCGCGGTGGTTTCGTTCCGGCGAGCGGTGATGCTCGTCATGCACGGCAAGGCGGCCGTGCTCGCCCAGGACGAGGAGCACCCGGTGTGCGCGGCGAGCGGGCAGTGGCCGCGGCCATCCGTCATCCTCCTGCACCGCTACGTTCGGGCTCCGCACACCCGCCCGGTTCCGGTGACGCGTCGCGGCGTGCTGCGCCGTGACGAGCACCGCTGCGCGTACTGCGGTGCGCATGCGACGACGATCGACCACGTCGTGCCGCGCTCGCGCGGGGGAGCCGGCAGCTGGGAGAACCTGGTGGCCTGCTGCCTGCGCTGCAACAACCGCAAGAGCGATGCGACCCTCGCCGAGCTCGGCTGGGAGCTGCGGAGCGCGCCGACGCGTCCGGGCGGCCGAGGCTGGATCATCGGGGGCTTCGAGCGGCCTCTGCCCGAGTGGGGGGCGTACCTCGCCGCATGA
- a CDS encoding CHAP domain-containing protein → MTGARADRAARVDARLAAIERRARERSLDGKRAPIRVFGAVFAVPALVATVALPAYGFAAGDGWPAASRFAAAEAQDVDVSARVTDRAISADGYAVVTSAEIEQARLDAEAAERAELAARGGVGAYALVTVQAEGDDYPWWDQTPDDYGGGLSPLGYYFRECVDFAAWRLNRDAGATGEPWRFSWSSSGAGSAYSWADAWAGNGWPTSSEPVVGSIAWFPYNHVAYVQSVPGDGTVVIEEYNQNSDHSYHVRTIPAGEALYLYPPG, encoded by the coding sequence GTGACCGGAGCTCGAGCCGACCGTGCTGCGCGGGTGGATGCCCGCCTCGCCGCCATCGAACGGCGCGCCCGCGAGCGTTCCCTCGACGGCAAACGGGCGCCGATCCGCGTGTTCGGTGCGGTGTTCGCGGTGCCGGCCCTCGTCGCCACGGTCGCCCTGCCGGCCTACGGGTTCGCGGCCGGCGACGGGTGGCCGGCCGCGTCGCGTTTCGCCGCGGCCGAGGCGCAGGACGTGGACGTGTCGGCCCGGGTGACCGACCGGGCGATCTCGGCGGACGGGTATGCGGTGGTGACCTCCGCCGAGATCGAGCAGGCGCGTCTGGATGCGGAGGCCGCCGAGCGTGCCGAGCTCGCGGCCCGCGGCGGGGTCGGCGCCTATGCGCTCGTGACGGTGCAGGCCGAGGGCGACGATTACCCGTGGTGGGATCAGACGCCCGACGACTACGGCGGCGGGCTTTCGCCGCTCGGCTACTACTTCCGCGAGTGCGTGGACTTCGCGGCCTGGCGCCTGAACCGCGATGCGGGCGCGACGGGAGAGCCGTGGCGTTTCAGCTGGTCGTCGAGCGGGGCGGGCAGCGCGTATTCGTGGGCGGATGCGTGGGCGGGCAACGGATGGCCGACCTCGTCCGAGCCGGTGGTCGGTTCGATCGCGTGGTTCCCGTACAACCATGTCGCCTACGTGCAATCGGTGCCGGGCGACGGCACGGTGGTCATCGAGGAGTACAACCAGAACTCGGACCACTCGTATCATGTGCGCACGATCCCGGCCGGCGAGGCGCTCTACCTCTATCCGCCGGGCTGA
- a CDS encoding lactonase family protein, whose amino-acid sequence MTEGTDFWIGASTAGVLGGVAAGIRPLAVEADGTWSIGEATDVGPNPMYLEWSEGVGVLTIVHEQAEGLVSAWSLGGGVLRPIDGPGRTAAGPCHLLAGPDGQWLFVANYAGGALTAHFLGMQGAGDAAVTVAYTGSGPVADRQGAPHPHQCVVDAARGTLLVPDLGTDRIHVHSLDAIPDSLADYRDIVIHPGAGPRHLVIDGNLAIVANELDRTASIVDLVRGEELWWGSIGDAEPRGLGCSGIRQTRTGVVLIGDRDHDAIRAFRLVRDAAGPRLEALATLATGGRHPRDLQLTEDERYLLVADQGSDSIAILALDEAGVPVRVHDTVSTPAPACVMRMPW is encoded by the coding sequence ATGACCGAGGGCACGGATTTCTGGATCGGCGCATCGACGGCCGGCGTGCTCGGCGGCGTCGCGGCCGGCATCCGCCCGCTCGCCGTCGAAGCCGACGGCACCTGGTCGATCGGCGAGGCCACCGACGTCGGCCCCAACCCCATGTACCTCGAATGGTCCGAAGGCGTCGGCGTCCTCACCATCGTGCACGAACAGGCCGAGGGCCTCGTCAGCGCGTGGTCGCTCGGCGGCGGCGTGCTCCGCCCGATCGACGGCCCCGGCCGCACCGCGGCCGGGCCCTGCCATCTCCTCGCCGGCCCCGACGGGCAATGGCTCTTCGTCGCCAACTATGCCGGCGGCGCGCTTACCGCCCACTTCCTCGGCATGCAGGGCGCCGGCGACGCCGCCGTCACCGTCGCCTACACCGGTTCCGGGCCCGTCGCAGACCGCCAGGGCGCCCCGCATCCGCACCAGTGCGTCGTCGACGCCGCCCGCGGCACCCTGCTCGTGCCCGACCTCGGAACCGATCGCATCCACGTCCACTCCCTCGACGCGATCCCCGACTCCCTCGCCGACTACCGCGACATCGTCATCCACCCCGGCGCGGGCCCCCGCCACCTCGTCATCGACGGCAACCTCGCGATCGTCGCCAACGAACTCGACCGCACCGCGAGCATCGTCGACCTCGTCCGGGGCGAAGAACTGTGGTGGGGCTCCATCGGCGACGCCGAACCCCGCGGGCTCGGCTGCTCCGGCATCCGCCAGACCCGCACCGGCGTCGTCCTCATCGGCGACCGCGACCACGACGCGATCCGCGCGTTCCGACTCGTCCGCGATGCCGCAGGGCCCCGCCTCGAAGCCCTCGCCACCCTCGCCACCGGCGGGCGCCACCCGCGCGACCTGCAGTTGACCGAAGACGAGCGGTACCTGCTCGTGGCCGACCAGGGCTCCGACTCCATCGCGATCCTCGCCCTCGACGAAGCCGGCGTGCCCGTCCGCGTGCACGACACCGTTTCGACGCCGGCCCCTGCCTGCGTCATGCGGATGCCCTGGTGA
- a CDS encoding histidine kinase codes for MDLTGYVDDLQQRLASAAAMGGDDARDLARRLSEPLDAAVRLVLFEALAAAAGEITAELAPGSVDVRLRGREPEFVVTMPAGPDFASAEAAALAAAPTASIEADDAATTTRTTLRLPDHVKTRVESAAAAEGLSVNTWLVRAVTAALEPASNRRAAPRESRGQHLTGWVR; via the coding sequence ATGGACCTCACGGGATACGTCGACGACCTCCAGCAGCGACTCGCCTCGGCGGCCGCCATGGGCGGCGACGATGCCCGCGACCTCGCCCGACGGTTGAGCGAACCGCTCGACGCTGCCGTCCGGCTCGTGCTCTTCGAGGCCCTCGCCGCGGCCGCCGGCGAGATCACCGCCGAACTCGCACCGGGCTCGGTCGACGTGCGACTGCGCGGGCGCGAGCCCGAGTTCGTCGTCACCATGCCGGCCGGCCCCGACTTCGCCTCGGCCGAGGCCGCCGCCCTCGCCGCGGCACCCACGGCATCCATCGAGGCCGACGACGCGGCGACCACCACCCGCACGACCCTGCGCCTGCCCGACCACGTCAAGACCCGCGTCGAATCCGCCGCGGCGGCCGAGGGCCTCTCGGTCAACACCTGGCTCGTGCGCGCGGTCACCGCCGCCCTCGAGCCCGCCTCGAACCGGCGCGCAGCGCCCCGCGAGAGCCGCGGGCAGCATCTCACCGGCTGGGTGCGCTGA
- a CDS encoding DUF4097 family beta strand repeat-containing protein has protein sequence MPAFPHDGPVRVVLDIASGDVRIVAVPDGDRASVGLRPADPAKKGDVQAAERAEVSFADGVLRVSSAGTWRSAAIFGGGSQHVDIEIEVPAGSRVQGATRWGFFETEGELGTVDVRSSGGNLRIDRADGLTLHAAAGEIAIGRATGRIALSSAAGTIRARELAGEATVKNANGQTSIGRSDGDLTVNGAHAAVEILRARGRVTAKTASGSITVERADGGQLRLETSYGSIGVGVAAGTPTWLDIASEHGQVRSSLEAADQPAADEAEPLEIRARSTWGDVRIHRADD, from the coding sequence ATGCCCGCATTCCCACACGACGGCCCCGTACGCGTGGTGCTCGACATCGCCTCCGGCGACGTCCGCATCGTCGCCGTACCGGACGGCGACCGCGCAAGCGTCGGGCTCCGCCCCGCCGACCCGGCCAAGAAGGGCGACGTGCAGGCCGCCGAGCGCGCCGAGGTCTCCTTCGCCGACGGCGTCCTCCGGGTCTCCAGCGCCGGCACCTGGCGTTCCGCGGCCATCTTCGGCGGCGGATCCCAGCACGTCGACATCGAGATCGAGGTGCCCGCCGGATCCCGCGTGCAGGGTGCGACGCGCTGGGGCTTCTTCGAAACCGAGGGCGAGCTCGGCACCGTCGACGTCCGCTCGAGCGGCGGCAATCTGCGCATCGACCGCGCCGACGGCCTCACCCTCCACGCCGCGGCCGGCGAGATCGCCATCGGCCGGGCCACCGGGCGCATCGCCCTCTCCTCGGCCGCAGGCACCATCCGCGCCCGGGAACTCGCCGGCGAAGCGACCGTGAAGAACGCCAACGGGCAGACCTCCATCGGGCGCAGCGACGGCGACCTCACCGTCAACGGCGCCCACGCCGCCGTCGAGATCCTCCGCGCACGAGGCCGGGTCACCGCCAAGACGGCTTCGGGAAGCATCACCGTGGAACGCGCCGACGGCGGGCAGCTCCGACTCGAGACCTCCTACGGCTCGATCGGCGTCGGCGTCGCGGCCGGCACCCCGACGTGGCTGGACATCGCCTCCGAACACGGCCAGGTGCGAAGCAGCCTCGAAGCGGCCGATCAGCCCGCCGCCGACGAGGCGGAACCGCTCGAGATCCGCGCCCGATCCACCTGGGGCGATGTGCGCATCCACCGGGCCGATGACTGA
- a CDS encoding ABC transporter ATP-binding protein, whose protein sequence is MTTTASHTAAIAATGITKAFGTLDVLRGVDLNVEPGSILALLGSNGAGKTTLVKILATLIHADAGTALVHGFDVADEPARVRESVSLTGQFAAVDEVLTGRENLVLVARLRHVREPAAVAAELLARFSLADAADRRAGTYSGGMRRRLDIAMSLIGDPPVIFLDEPTTGLDPEARLEVWDAVRQLAAGGTTVLLTTQYLDEAEQLADRIAILHEGRIRVDGTLAELKRLLPPAEVQYVEKQPSLEDVFLSLVGARGPESGERGAEADDSERKPRS, encoded by the coding sequence ATGACCACGACCGCCTCGCACACCGCCGCGATCGCCGCGACGGGCATCACCAAGGCCTTCGGCACGCTCGACGTGCTGCGCGGTGTGGACCTGAACGTCGAACCGGGCAGCATCCTCGCCCTGCTCGGCTCGAACGGGGCCGGCAAGACGACCCTCGTGAAGATCCTCGCCACCCTCATCCATGCGGATGCCGGAACCGCGCTCGTGCACGGCTTCGACGTCGCCGACGAGCCCGCTCGGGTCCGCGAGTCCGTCAGCCTCACCGGGCAGTTCGCGGCCGTCGACGAGGTGCTCACCGGCCGCGAGAACCTCGTGCTCGTCGCCCGGCTCCGTCATGTGCGCGAGCCGGCGGCCGTCGCGGCCGAGCTGCTCGCGCGATTCTCCCTCGCCGATGCCGCCGACCGTCGCGCCGGCACGTACTCGGGCGGGATGCGACGCCGGCTCGACATCGCGATGAGCCTCATCGGCGACCCGCCGGTGATCTTCCTCGACGAACCGACGACGGGCCTCGACCCCGAGGCCCGCCTCGAAGTCTGGGACGCCGTCAGGCAGCTCGCCGCGGGCGGCACCACCGTGCTCCTGACCACCCAGTACCTCGACGAGGCCGAACAGCTCGCGGATCGCATCGCGATCCTGCACGAGGGGCGCATCCGCGTCGACGGCACCCTCGCCGAGCTCAAGCGCCTCCTGCCGCCGGCCGAAGTCCAGTACGTCGAGAAGCAGCCGAGCCTCGAGGACGTGTTCCTGAGCCTCGTCGGCGCCCGCGGCCCCGAATCCGGCGAACGCGGCGCCGAGGCCGACGACTCCGAAAGGAAACCACGCTCATGA